From a single Lolium rigidum isolate FL_2022 chromosome 7, APGP_CSIRO_Lrig_0.1, whole genome shotgun sequence genomic region:
- the LOC124674158 gene encoding uncharacterized protein LOC124674158, with product MACKPRGAATMASLLLVLPILLSFTGRVEGMICDVYQVPMPGKVLCGEHLTSHQPCMSWCVNRGYKVGLCYGNAPGEDDFMCVCEKVCPDSVGPTARRVKT from the exons ATGGCTTGCAAGCCTAGAGGAGCAGCAACAATGGCGTCCCTCCTCTTGGTACTGCCAATCCTCTTGTCCTTTACTG GCAGAGTGGAAGGCATGATCTGCGATGTGTACCAGGTCCCAATGCCTGGGAAGGTACTCTGCGGCGAGCACCTGACATCCCATCAACCATGCATGAGCTGGTGCGTCAACCGCGGATACAAAGTGGGGTTGTGCTACGGCAACGCTCCAGGTGAAGATGACTTCATGTGCGTGTGTGAAAAAGTTTGCCCAGACTCGGTGGGGCCAACGGCCCGGCGCGTCAAGACATGA